The following proteins are encoded in a genomic region of Acetobacter oryzoeni:
- a CDS encoding CbtB domain-containing protein: protein MSTSVHTAMPVAAAGQSIPVRAILPWAVFGLIVSALLIYFVGAEQGATSLISGHAVHEFVHDGRHLLGFPCH, encoded by the coding sequence ATGAGCACATCTGTTCATACAGCTATGCCGGTTGCGGCAGCGGGCCAGAGCATTCCGGTTCGTGCCATTCTGCCTTGGGCTGTTTTCGGCCTGATTGTTTCTGCACTGCTGATCTACTTTGTAGGCGCAGAGCAGGGCGCCACTTCCCTGATTTCCGGACATGCTGTGCATGAATTTGTGCATGATGGCCGCCATCTTCTTGGTTTCCCCTGCCACTAA
- a CDS encoding CbtA family protein, which translates to MVGRLLARGMVAGILAALLSFVFSKIFGEPQVALAIAFEAAQDAAAGAAPEPELISRGVQASWGLLTAVLMYGAAYGGIFAIVFAFAYQRLATLSPRAMALLLSGVGFLTFVLIPDLKYPPNPPAVGQEETIALRTEMYFAMVGLSIAISMICLLVGRALSNVIGHWNAAVCSIILGIALVAAVQFGLPDFNEVPDNFPAVVLWRFREASIGMQIVLWSVLGLVFGALAEKCLSSANGVARKTL; encoded by the coding sequence ATGGTTGGTCGTCTTTTAGCCCGCGGCATGGTCGCGGGCATTCTGGCTGCATTGCTTTCTTTTGTATTTTCAAAAATTTTTGGTGAACCGCAGGTCGCTTTGGCTATTGCGTTTGAAGCCGCTCAGGATGCTGCCGCAGGTGCCGCGCCAGAACCTGAACTGATAAGCCGTGGTGTGCAGGCATCTTGGGGCTTGCTTACTGCTGTGCTGATGTACGGTGCCGCATATGGCGGTATTTTTGCGATTGTTTTTGCATTTGCCTATCAGCGTCTTGCAACATTAAGCCCACGCGCTATGGCATTATTGCTGTCTGGCGTTGGGTTTTTAACGTTTGTGCTGATACCAGATTTAAAATATCCACCTAACCCACCCGCAGTTGGGCAGGAAGAGACCATCGCGCTGAGGACAGAAATGTATTTTGCAATGGTTGGCCTTTCTATCGCCATTTCCATGATTTGTTTGTTGGTGGGGCGCGCACTGTCTAACGTAATCGGGCATTGGAACGCTGCTGTATGTAGCATTATTCTGGGTATTGCGCTTGTCGCTGCTGTGCAATTTGGTCTGCCAGATTTTAATGAAGTGCCAGACAATTTTCCTGCTGTAGTGCTTTGGCGTTTTAGAGAAGCATCTATCGGAATGCAGATTGTTTTGTGGTCTGTATTGGGGCTGGTTTTTGGCGCTTTGGCTGAAAAATGCCTGTCATCAGCAAACGGTGTGGCGCGGAAGACGCTCTGA
- a CDS encoding LysR substrate-binding domain-containing protein, with product MDQRYRIPPLAMLNAFTAFARTGGIRRAAAELRVDHAAISRHIRDLENILGTPLRDKETGTLTLAGHTYYSRITPLLEELATATADIRNHTPPLTITCAHGFAYHWLLPRLSSFRRAHPQLEIMLRPVDANTAFHVTGVETDNHAHIGYVRDDAPLAEPRNTRSMIIARPDVFPVAAPTCLTELGGQPRTTADLLRAPLLQEEDEAEWKLWFHAQNVACTKLPAATRLWQAHITLAAARAGEGIALGNIFLLGNDLETGHLVRVQPTQTPLREVALGAYLLRASTATWEKKSLITFRNWLLEQVELKTQSTHTLP from the coding sequence ATGGACCAACGATACCGCATTCCCCCACTAGCCATGCTCAATGCCTTTACGGCGTTTGCACGCACAGGCGGTATCAGACGGGCCGCAGCAGAACTGCGCGTAGATCACGCAGCCATAAGCCGCCACATTCGGGATCTGGAAAATATTTTAGGCACACCTTTACGGGATAAGGAAACAGGAACCCTTACATTAGCGGGTCACACTTATTATTCCCGCATCACCCCATTGCTGGAAGAACTGGCCACGGCCACGGCAGATATCCGCAACCACACGCCCCCCCTTACCATTACCTGCGCGCATGGTTTTGCATACCATTGGTTGCTACCTCGGCTCTCCTCCTTTCGGCGCGCGCACCCTCAACTGGAAATCATGCTGCGCCCAGTAGATGCGAATACGGCTTTCCACGTTACGGGCGTGGAAACAGATAATCATGCTCATATCGGTTATGTGCGTGATGATGCCCCGTTAGCTGAACCCCGCAACACACGCAGCATGATTATTGCCCGGCCAGATGTTTTTCCGGTAGCTGCCCCCACATGTCTTACAGAACTGGGCGGGCAGCCCCGCACAACAGCAGATTTGCTCCGCGCACCCTTATTGCAGGAAGAAGATGAAGCCGAGTGGAAACTTTGGTTTCACGCACAAAATGTAGCCTGCACAAAACTACCTGCCGCAACACGCCTGTGGCAGGCCCATATTACATTGGCGGCTGCCCGCGCCGGAGAAGGCATTGCTCTTGGCAATATTTTCCTGCTGGGAAATGATCTTGAAACAGGCCACCTTGTGCGGGTGCAGCCTACGCAAACCCCTTTGCGAGAAGTAGCCCTAGGGGCCTATCTTCTGCGCGCTTCTACTGCCACATGGGAGAAAAAATCTCTCATCACGTTCCGAAACTGGCTTTTAGAACAGGTGGAACTGAAAACGCAAAGTACACATACCCTCCCTTAA
- the gabT gene encoding 4-aminobutyrate--2-oxoglutarate transaminase yields MATNKDLLNRRTNAVPRGVATSTPVFADRAENAEIWDVEGKRYVDFAGGIAVLNVGHRHPKVMDAVKKQLDRFTHTAFQVSAYEPYIELAEKLNARAPFSGDAKTIFFTTGGEATENAVKIARAATGRNGVIAFCGGFHGRTLLASALTGKVLPYKAPFGTLPGEVYHIPFPDDHDITVEDSLKMLNFLFAADISPNNVAAIIIEPVQGEGGFRVAPTALLKHLRAICDQHGIKLIADEVQSGFARTGKLFGIEHSGVEPDLVCIAKSLAGGFPLSGVIGRAELMDSVPPGGLGGTYAGAPLGCAAGLAVLDIIEEEKLLDRANSMGERLKARIAGWHKRTDMLPVSMPRGLGAMVAFDILEHHAGVEQRKGFGSKLCARACEKGLILLACGVQGATIRILTPLTASDELVDEGLDIIEQILLEEAKA; encoded by the coding sequence ATGGCCACGAATAAAGACCTTCTGAACCGCCGCACCAATGCTGTGCCACGCGGCGTTGCTACCTCCACCCCCGTTTTTGCAGACCGCGCAGAAAATGCCGAAATCTGGGATGTGGAAGGCAAGCGCTATGTTGACTTTGCCGGCGGCATTGCCGTTCTGAACGTTGGCCATCGCCACCCAAAAGTGATGGATGCTGTTAAAAAGCAGCTAGACCGTTTTACTCATACGGCTTTTCAGGTTTCTGCTTACGAGCCCTATATTGAGCTGGCTGAAAAGCTGAATGCCCGCGCACCGTTTTCTGGCGATGCCAAAACCATTTTTTTCACCACGGGTGGTGAAGCTACAGAAAACGCCGTAAAAATTGCGCGTGCAGCAACTGGCCGCAATGGCGTGATTGCGTTCTGCGGCGGCTTCCATGGCCGCACGCTGCTGGCTTCTGCGCTTACGGGTAAGGTTCTGCCTTACAAAGCACCCTTCGGCACATTGCCGGGCGAAGTTTACCACATCCCCTTCCCCGATGATCATGACATCACGGTGGAAGACAGCCTGAAGATGCTGAACTTCCTGTTTGCAGCTGATATCTCCCCCAACAATGTGGCTGCCATTATTATTGAGCCTGTGCAGGGTGAAGGCGGCTTCCGCGTTGCCCCTACAGCACTGCTCAAACACCTGCGCGCTATTTGCGACCAGCACGGCATTAAGCTGATTGCAGATGAAGTGCAGAGCGGCTTTGCCCGTACTGGCAAGCTATTTGGTATTGAGCATTCTGGCGTAGAACCCGATCTGGTGTGCATTGCCAAATCTCTGGCAGGCGGTTTCCCGCTTTCCGGCGTGATTGGCCGTGCAGAACTGATGGATTCCGTGCCTCCGGGTGGCTTGGGTGGCACATATGCTGGCGCGCCGCTGGGCTGTGCTGCTGGCTTGGCCGTGCTGGATATTATTGAAGAAGAAAAGCTTCTGGACCGCGCCAACAGCATGGGTGAACGCCTGAAAGCCCGCATTGCAGGCTGGCACAAGCGCACAGATATGCTGCCTGTCAGCATGCCACGTGGGCTGGGCGCAATGGTTGCCTTTGATATTTTGGAACATCATGCTGGTGTGGAACAGCGCAAAGGCTTTGGTTCCAAACTATGTGCCCGTGCCTGTGAAAAAGGCTTGATCCTTCTGGCCTGTGGTGTGCAGGGCGCTACCATCCGCATTCTGACACCGCTGACCGCATCTGATGAACTGGTTGATGAAGGCTTGGACATCATCGAACAGATTCTGCTGGAAGAAGCAAAAGCCTGA